The following are from one region of the Lytechinus pictus isolate F3 Inbred chromosome 4, Lp3.0, whole genome shotgun sequence genome:
- the LOC129259440 gene encoding porimin-like, with translation MVVTCSAQTTTEAPSDATTLNMTTAEVGPTKNMTTAKEPDTDAANDSTTTKPNTEAPAPDKTSPEAQTTKAPMTDSPTESPAVGTTDKAADSGSSKGFSAGSFVGGIILAVAVLGIGFCGFKFYQSRQDKNYQTL, from the exons ATGG TAGTTACATGCTCGGCTCAAACTACAACAGAAGCACCTAGTGATGCAACTACACTTAATATGACCACAGCAGAGG TGGGACCAACCAAAAATATGACAACAGCGAAGGAACCGGACACAGACGCTGCCAACGACTCCACAACCACGAAACCCAATACCGAAGCACCAGCACCTGACAAAACGTCACCCGAGGCACAAACCACCAAAGCACCCATGACTGATTCACCGACAGAGAGCCCTGCTGTTGGTACCACCGATAAGGCAGCGGATAGCGGTAGCAGTAAAGGTTTTAGTGCCGGTAGTTTCGTTGGCGGTATCATCTTAGCTGTAGCGGTTCTTGGTATTGGATTTTGTGGATTTAAATTCTATCAGTCAAGACAGGATAAGAATTACCAAACACTATAG